One genomic window of Nakamurella panacisegetis includes the following:
- a CDS encoding VOC family protein translates to MGIITTAHLNFRGDARAALEVYQSVFGGRLVIATYGDFGRPKDEPGADHVVFGQVESPAGFRVMAYDTAVTTGGSGPVPGSTRREGGMTVTDQPFFVSVRGETLDEVQGYWNSLGVGATIVEPLAASAWSPGFGMLTDTFGVTWVMDVGAAHRAS, encoded by the coding sequence ATGGGCATCATCACCACGGCGCACCTCAACTTCCGCGGCGACGCGCGTGCGGCGCTGGAGGTCTACCAGTCCGTGTTCGGCGGCCGGCTCGTGATCGCCACCTATGGCGACTTCGGCCGACCGAAGGATGAGCCGGGCGCCGACCACGTCGTGTTCGGACAGGTGGAATCACCGGCCGGCTTCCGCGTGATGGCCTACGACACCGCGGTGACGACGGGCGGGTCCGGGCCGGTCCCGGGTTCGACGCGCCGCGAGGGCGGGATGACCGTCACCGACCAGCCCTTCTTCGTCTCCGTCCGCGGCGAGACGCTGGACGAGGTGCAGGGCTACTGGAACTCGCTCGGCGTCGGCGCGACGATCGTCGAGCCGCTCGCCGCGTCGGCGTGGAGTCCGGGCTTCGGGATGTTGACCGACACCTTCGGCGTCACCTGGGTCATGGACGTCGGGGCCGCGCACCGGGCGTCGTAG